The following proteins come from a genomic window of Thiothrix unzii:
- a CDS encoding DUF58 domain-containing protein, with the protein MILPARRLFYVLGGNAVVALLATINPAWVAGWYASVGVSLLLAFIDMLRVVTEPVPEAQRFVPHSLPLGVKRSIRLHLHNRSTRSLTLWLYDHFPRETSVEGFPFRLSVAADTFAEPLYNVTANERGKLHFPGLQLRVLSPWQLWWHDVTLPVQSEVKVYPNFAAVAQYALLATDNHLSHMGIMKKRRRGEGQDFHQLREYRAGDSLRQIDWKASARMHKAISREYQDERDQEVIFMLDCGHRMMAKDDALSHFDHTLNAILLLTYVALRQGDAVGLGSFAGANRWLPAHKGQHNVQHMLNALYDLQPTAQAPDYAQAATELLVRQKKRALVILLTNLRDEDTDDLLPALHLLRTRHLVLLASMREQALDSALDAPVDTTEDALHKAATQHYLRTREATLERIRAAGIRCLDVTPNAMSVGLINHYLDIKRSAVL; encoded by the coding sequence ATGATTTTGCCAGCGCGTCGCTTATTTTATGTGTTAGGCGGTAATGCAGTCGTCGCATTGCTTGCCACGATCAATCCCGCTTGGGTAGCGGGTTGGTATGCCAGTGTCGGGGTAAGTTTGTTGCTGGCTTTTATTGATATGCTGCGGGTGGTCACTGAACCCGTGCCAGAAGCGCAACGCTTTGTGCCGCATTCGCTGCCGTTGGGGGTGAAACGCAGTATCCGTTTGCACTTACACAACCGCAGCACGCGCTCGCTGACGTTGTGGCTGTATGATCACTTTCCGCGCGAAACCAGCGTCGAAGGTTTCCCGTTTCGTCTGTCTGTGGCGGCGGATACGTTTGCGGAACCGCTTTATAATGTGACCGCTAACGAACGCGGCAAACTGCACTTTCCCGGCCTGCAATTGCGCGTGTTATCACCTTGGCAACTGTGGTGGCACGATGTCACTTTGCCGGTGCAATCCGAGGTCAAGGTTTACCCCAACTTTGCGGCGGTGGCGCAATACGCGCTGCTGGCTACCGACAACCACCTCAGTCACATGGGGATTATGAAAAAACGGCGGCGCGGCGAAGGGCAGGATTTTCACCAACTGCGCGAATACCGTGCGGGTGACAGTTTGCGCCAAATTGACTGGAAAGCCAGTGCGCGAATGCACAAAGCCATTTCCCGCGAATACCAAGATGAACGCGATCAGGAAGTCATTTTCATGCTGGATTGCGGGCATCGGATGATGGCAAAAGACGATGCGTTATCGCACTTTGATCACACCTTGAACGCGATTTTGCTGCTGACTTATGTGGCATTACGTCAAGGTGATGCGGTGGGTTTGGGAAGTTTTGCCGGGGCGAATCGCTGGCTGCCTGCGCACAAAGGGCAACACAATGTGCAGCATATGCTGAATGCCTTGTATGATTTGCAACCGACGGCGCAAGCACCGGATTATGCGCAAGCTGCGACCGAATTACTGGTGCGTCAAAAGAAACGCGCACTGGTGATTTTGCTGACGAATTTACGCGATGAAGACACCGACGATTTGTTGCCCGCGTTGCATTTATTGCGTACCCGCCATTTGGTGTTGCTGGCAAGTATGCGCGAACAGGCATTGGATAGCGCGTTGGACGCACCTGTGGATACTACCGAAGACGCGCTGCATAAAGCGGCGACTCAGCACTATTTACGCACTCGCGAAGCGACGCTGGAACGTATCCGCGCCGCTGGTATTCGCTGTTTAGACGTAACCCCGAACGCTATGTCAGTCGGGCTGATTAACCATTACCTCGACATTAAACGTAGCGCGGTGTTGTAG
- a CDS encoding AAA family ATPase, protein MNDNTLTLDQASALAETIRREISKALIGQKRVVVETLIALLAGGHVLIEGVPGLGKTLLVRALAQTISGQFARIQFTPDLMPADISGHVLFDMQHQTFNVRKGPVFTNLLLADEINRAPAKTQSALLEVMQEQQVTIEGNPYPVPLPFMTLATQNPLEQEGTYPLPEAQLDRFLLKIFIEYPTLEEEAEMVTVVTDHQIGDRFNLNNLQTVASPAQVLAMQAVTATLAVDVTVLDYAVRITRATRHWQGLRFGAGPRGSIALIRAARANALLAGRDFVDPDDIKQVCLPVLRHRVSLAPEMELEGYTADHLLTAILEKTEAPRR, encoded by the coding sequence ATGAACGACAATACCCTGACGCTTGACCAAGCCAGCGCACTCGCTGAAACCATCCGCCGCGAAATCAGCAAAGCCTTGATTGGGCAAAAGCGCGTGGTCGTCGAAACCCTGATTGCGTTACTCGCGGGCGGGCACGTTCTGATCGAAGGTGTTCCCGGTCTTGGAAAAACCCTGTTGGTACGTGCGTTGGCGCAAACCATTTCCGGTCAATTTGCCCGCATCCAGTTCACCCCAGATTTAATGCCAGCCGACATTAGCGGACACGTGTTGTTTGATATGCAACACCAAACCTTCAACGTGCGCAAAGGCCCGGTTTTCACCAACCTCTTGCTGGCGGATGAAATCAACCGCGCCCCAGCGAAAACCCAGTCGGCATTGCTGGAAGTGATGCAAGAACAGCAAGTGACCATTGAAGGCAATCCGTACCCCGTGCCGTTGCCATTTATGACGCTGGCAACACAAAACCCGCTGGAACAAGAAGGCACGTACCCCTTACCCGAAGCGCAACTTGACCGTTTCCTGCTGAAAATTTTTATTGAATACCCCACGCTGGAGGAAGAAGCTGAAATGGTCACGGTGGTAACAGATCACCAAATCGGCGACCGTTTCAACCTCAATAATCTGCAAACCGTTGCCTCACCTGCGCAAGTATTAGCGATGCAAGCCGTTACCGCGACGCTGGCGGTGGACGTAACTGTGCTGGATTACGCGGTGCGGATTACCCGTGCTACCCGCCACTGGCAAGGTTTACGCTTTGGGGCAGGGCCGCGCGGCAGTATTGCGTTGATCAGAGCGGCACGGGCGAATGCCTTACTTGCCGGACGCGACTTTGTTGACCCGGACGATATTAAACAGGTGTGTTTACCGGTATTGCGTCACCGGGTATCGCTTGCCCCCGAAATGGAGCTGGAAGGCTACACCGCCGACCATTTGCTCACCGCCATTTTGGAAAAAACTGAAGCACCACGCCGATGA
- a CDS encoding hemerythrin domain-containing protein codes for MVSFTELNQQNDTITELSNVLCLLISERAVWDTRVVTNLFFTYVDRVKEHLDLEERELYQSMLLHSDQRVRQTANKFLSGSGEIKRVFGQYLKQWSRSHELRINDYERFTKDTREMIQLVLNRIEDEVEHLYPTVREVQAAMK; via the coding sequence ATGGTTTCATTTACCGAACTTAACCAGCAAAACGACACCATTACTGAACTGTCCAATGTGCTGTGTTTATTGATTAGCGAGCGTGCCGTTTGGGATACGCGCGTGGTCACTAACTTATTTTTTACCTACGTGGATCGGGTAAAAGAGCATCTGGATCTGGAAGAGCGCGAATTATACCAGTCCATGTTGTTGCACAGTGACCAGCGTGTGCGCCAGACAGCGAACAAATTTTTGTCAGGTTCTGGCGAAATCAAGCGCGTATTCGGGCAATACCTGAAGCAATGGAGCCGCAGCCACGAATTGCGCATCAACGATTACGAACGATTCACCAAAGATACCCGTGAAATGATTCAACTGGTGCTGAACCGGATTGAGGATGAAGTCGAGCATTTGTACCCCACTGTGCGTGAAGTCCAAGCCGCGATGAAATAA